One genomic segment of Brevibacillus laterosporus LMG 15441 includes these proteins:
- a CDS encoding DUF418 domain-containing protein, with the protein MSVSSKTPDEFGSEYKTGASIADAVASKNNGLKKNAVAGKSKGRLVALDAARGLAVIGMYLQHFGLNERIAAIVSGNTTLLFVLCGGISYSIMAQRMKDRETETAVFRTRMLARAVFIDVIGYLLILLNTSYGVILPAYAAMFVLALVLIRRSTRVLITTAIALTVVAPPLMILGTSVLSGAYLLYDIAGGPMSALALAPAFVAGMAIGRLELTKIHTALSLAGGGIIMLVVGKGLGAFVLPGLRPSFEAWLIGVQSTVSNQPDPNAIWPLNAEPPLWNMLLWTSPHSASTFQTLIGLGGAFLVLGLVFLVPKKTSAVLMPFAAVGRVALTMYAAQFIVIWCLRLAGIEYGLEGIPFSDLLVAVATLVTGWLIARLPNGPLESLMRHFDQAFIASRTAPLAR; encoded by the coding sequence TTGTCAGTCAGTAGCAAGACGCCGGACGAGTTCGGCAGTGAATATAAAACAGGAGCAAGCATCGCGGATGCAGTGGCTTCCAAAAACAACGGACTGAAAAAAAATGCGGTTGCAGGCAAATCAAAGGGGCGTCTTGTAGCGCTTGATGCAGCACGGGGGTTGGCAGTCATAGGGATGTATTTGCAGCACTTCGGGCTCAACGAAAGGATTGCTGCAATCGTCTCTGGGAACACGACGCTACTATTTGTGCTCTGTGGCGGCATTTCCTACTCGATCATGGCGCAACGCATGAAGGATCGAGAAACGGAGACAGCCGTCTTCCGGACACGGATGCTCGCCCGCGCGGTGTTCATCGATGTGATTGGGTATCTGCTCATCCTACTGAATACCTCGTATGGAGTGATCTTGCCCGCTTATGCAGCAATGTTCGTGCTGGCGTTGGTGCTGATTCGTCGATCGACGCGCGTACTCATTACGACAGCAATCGCTTTGACCGTGGTGGCCCCACCGCTGATGATTCTTGGTACGAGCGTCCTATCGGGAGCTTACCTCCTTTATGATATTGCGGGCGGCCCGATGTCTGCGCTCGCACTTGCCCCCGCTTTCGTCGCGGGTATGGCAATCGGGCGCCTCGAACTTACCAAGATACATACTGCACTCTCGCTCGCGGGCGGCGGCATCATCATGCTCGTCGTCGGAAAGGGGCTGGGCGCTTTCGTTCTTCCTGGGCTGAGACCTTCCTTCGAGGCATGGCTCATTGGCGTTCAAAGCACTGTCAGCAACCAGCCGGACCCGAATGCAATTTGGCCGCTCAACGCGGAACCACCGCTGTGGAACATGCTGCTCTGGACATCTCCGCACAGTGCGTCGACATTCCAGACGCTGATTGGGCTGGGGGGCGCATTCTTGGTGCTGGGACTGGTATTCCTCGTACCGAAGAAGACCTCTGCCGTGTTAATGCCTTTCGCGGCAGTCGGACGCGTGGCGTTAACGATGTATGCGGCTCAGTTCATAGTGATATGGTGTCTCAGACTCGCGGGGATCGAATATGGTCTTGAGGGAATTCCATTCAGTGACCTGCTCGTTGCAGTCGCAACGTTGGTGACGGGGTGGTTGATCGCGCGGCTCCCCAACGGTCCGCTCGAGTCATTGATGCGACATTTCGACCAGGCATTCATCGCCTCCCGAACAGCACCATTGGCCAGGTAG
- a CDS encoding FecCD family ABC transporter permease, translating into MKSRFIKSLLWTLPLIFGLISIGIGRYHVDFIVQTKILLSQIVPIEKTWTNMDETVVMNIRLPRILLAMLIGGGLSIAGAAFQGMFANPLVSPDILGVSAGAGFGASIGILLFGNGFTMQIFSLLMGMLAIGFAFLIGGSKRDMPIFMLVLAGVVTSALFQALISLVKFLADPEEKLPSITYWLMGSLGTASYSDLFIGGPLILIGIIILYILRWRLNILSLSEDEAKSLGISVAKMKWLVILGATLITSSAVAIAGIIGWVGLIIPHIARMLVGSNNQYVLPASISIGAMYLLMIDNLARSLTSAEIPLSILTAIVGAPFFAYLLRKTGGGWS; encoded by the coding sequence ATGAAATCTAGATTCATAAAATCATTACTTTGGACGCTACCGCTGATATTTGGACTTATATCAATTGGAATTGGACGTTATCACGTAGATTTTATTGTACAAACTAAAATATTGCTTTCACAAATCGTTCCTATAGAAAAGACGTGGACAAATATGGATGAAACGGTTGTAATGAATATCCGTCTTCCCCGTATTTTACTTGCAATGCTCATCGGTGGCGGTCTATCCATCGCCGGTGCTGCATTTCAAGGAATGTTTGCGAATCCTTTAGTCAGTCCTGACATTTTAGGTGTTTCTGCCGGTGCTGGATTCGGTGCGTCTATTGGAATATTACTCTTTGGTAATGGTTTTACAATGCAAATTTTCTCACTACTGATGGGAATGTTAGCCATTGGATTTGCATTTCTTATCGGTGGTTCCAAACGAGATATGCCTATTTTTATGCTAGTGTTAGCAGGGGTTGTAACAAGCGCCTTATTTCAAGCTCTTATTTCACTAGTGAAGTTTCTAGCTGATCCAGAAGAAAAGCTGCCCTCCATTACTTATTGGCTGATGGGCAGCCTCGGAACAGCAAGCTATTCAGATTTATTTATTGGTGGTCCACTTATATTAATAGGAATCATCATTTTATATATCTTGCGTTGGCGTTTAAATATTTTATCGCTTTCTGAAGATGAAGCAAAATCGCTTGGGATATCGGTAGCGAAGATGAAATGGCTCGTAATTTTAGGGGCAACGTTAATTACATCTTCTGCAGTCGCAATAGCAGGAATCATAGGCTGGGTTGGTTTAATTATCCCACATATTGCCCGAATGCTTGTTGGTAGTAATAATCAGTATGTATTGCCTGCATCCATCTCAATTGGTGCGATGTATTTGTTAATGATTGATAATTTAGCGAGAAGTTTAACCTCAGCAGAAATACCATTATCGATCTTAACAGCAATTGTCGGGGCACCTTTTTTTGCGTATTTATTACGAAAAACAGGAGGTGGCTGGAGTTGA
- a CDS encoding ABC transporter substrate-binding protein, which produces MKCKFVLSATTLLLFLAGCGNTEEISTSKELMPTQETKLIVDELNRKVEIPTKIDRVVMGSILPYFSTWYIATNSTDEIVGIHPNSYNAAAHSILKDISPSILKAKTNFIKNGEVNIEELLALNPQVYFEIANQQKTVKKLEEAGITTVALDTKTTSLNPLDTLNRWLSLTGEITGTINRQKEIINEGEANQKMISEVLSGVKEDKPRVMILQYHSNGEISTAGIGMHGNRWLNATGGIDVAAEKIKGIKAINMEQVYEWNPDIIYITNFTETQPEDLYNNVFDGQDWSQVKAVKNKKVYKMPLGIYRWYPPSGDAPLMLKWMAQKNYPELFTYDMNKEIKDYYKRFYDYELTDKQVQEILNPPSEAAKY; this is translated from the coding sequence ATGAAGTGTAAATTTGTTTTATCGGCTACTACTCTACTATTGTTTCTTGCTGGATGTGGTAACACAGAAGAGATTTCTACAAGTAAAGAACTTATGCCAACTCAAGAAACAAAACTAATTGTTGACGAATTAAATCGAAAGGTGGAAATTCCAACAAAAATTGATCGTGTAGTAATGGGAAGTATTCTTCCATACTTCTCGACATGGTATATTGCAACCAATTCAACGGATGAAATTGTAGGGATTCATCCGAATTCATATAATGCAGCAGCGCATTCGATTTTAAAAGATATTTCTCCATCTATTCTAAAAGCGAAAACAAATTTTATTAAAAATGGTGAAGTAAACATCGAAGAATTATTAGCGTTAAATCCTCAAGTGTATTTTGAAATTGCTAACCAACAAAAGACTGTAAAAAAGCTTGAAGAAGCAGGTATTACAACAGTTGCTTTAGATACAAAAACAACTTCTTTAAACCCACTTGATACATTAAATCGTTGGTTGTCTTTAACAGGGGAAATTACAGGTACGATAAATCGACAAAAAGAAATTATTAATGAGGGTGAAGCAAATCAGAAAATGATTAGTGAAGTACTTTCAGGAGTGAAAGAAGATAAACCTCGTGTAATGATCCTTCAATATCATAGTAATGGGGAAATTTCGACAGCCGGTATTGGTATGCATGGAAATCGTTGGTTAAACGCAACGGGAGGTATTGATGTTGCTGCTGAAAAAATAAAAGGTATTAAAGCAATTAATATGGAGCAAGTTTATGAATGGAATCCGGACATTATTTACATTACAAATTTCACGGAAACACAACCAGAAGACTTATATAATAACGTATTTGATGGACAAGACTGGAGCCAAGTAAAGGCAGTGAAAAATAAGAAAGTTTATAAAATGCCTCTTGGAATATATCGTTGGTATCCACCAAGTGGAGATGCTCCTCTCATGCTGAAATGGATGGCACAGAAAAACTATCCAGAACTTTTCACATACGACATGAATAAAGAAATTAAGGATTACTATAAGCGTTTCTATGATTATGAATTAACAGATAAGCAAGTACAAGAAATCTTAAATCCCCCATCTGAGGCAGCAAAATATTAA
- a CDS encoding WD40 repeat domain-containing protein, whose translation MQGPRSETIVIPSKEETHTDELNSRPFQVKAIYRFINTFVETDQMLGWSATDSVIGLFRKASTTEGVTWNLGRLPFPYEKLKLLKKIDANTDFFELSPDGKKISKMAMSASGASLKLISLPDGKETEVVIYHSRQNLYLQDVGWSNNSRYVCFLIIDASMKGNARVGVYDNDSGSYKTYQLRDIDRGRTLTGVNISDDGHSVLLTLFENKSNRSNRIVMGMINGSEITVQYEHQTGREQNAWLNNDQFVYLGTDGTLYEYDRRTSELTVLLDKVSNFEFSRDRKYVAYSLYDKDTILVGKLQGKNVLYEEPVYHGVIPSKIFWSPDNKSLLIHGRKYYSSVQGGLVESNTSDEPPFVLTFQ comes from the coding sequence ATGCAAGGGCCTAGATCTGAGACGATTGTTATACCAAGCAAGGAAGAGACTCATACCGATGAACTGAATAGCCGCCCGTTCCAGGTGAAGGCGATATACCGTTTCATTAATACATTCGTGGAGACGGATCAGATGTTGGGGTGGTCCGCCACAGATTCTGTGATTGGTTTGTTCAGAAAAGCGAGCACAACGGAGGGTGTGACGTGGAACCTGGGTCGTCTTCCCTTTCCCTATGAAAAGCTCAAGCTGCTGAAAAAAATCGACGCCAATACAGATTTTTTTGAACTGTCCCCAGACGGCAAGAAAATCTCTAAAATGGCCATGTCGGCATCGGGTGCATCGCTAAAGCTGATCTCGTTACCTGATGGAAAGGAAACGGAAGTAGTTATCTACCATTCTAGACAAAATTTGTATCTGCAAGATGTTGGGTGGTCTAACAACAGTCGATACGTATGCTTTCTCATCATAGATGCATCCATGAAGGGAAACGCCAGAGTAGGTGTATACGATAACGATTCAGGATCGTACAAAACGTATCAACTAAGGGATATTGATCGGGGAAGGACGCTCACAGGGGTTAACATTTCTGATGATGGACACAGCGTGCTACTTACCCTGTTTGAGAATAAATCAAATCGTTCCAACAGGATAGTCATGGGAATGATCAATGGAAGTGAGATTACCGTACAGTATGAGCACCAGACGGGTCGCGAACAAAACGCTTGGCTAAATAATGATCAGTTCGTGTACCTTGGAACAGATGGAACGCTGTATGAATACGACCGCAGAACCAGCGAGCTTACCGTCCTGCTGGATAAAGTAAGCAACTTCGAGTTCTCCCGAGACCGGAAGTATGTCGCATACTCGTTGTACGATAAAGACACCATCCTTGTCGGAAAGCTCCAAGGTAAAAATGTCCTCTACGAAGAACCCGTGTATCATGGAGTCATACCGTCGAAAATATTCTGGAGTCCAGATAATAAAAGCCTTCTCATTCATGGCAGGAAGTACTATTCTTCTGTGCAGGGTGGGCTGGTAGAATCGAATACCTCAGATGAGCCGCCTTTTGTACTCACATTTCAATAG
- a CDS encoding response regulator transcription factor has product MNKTKVLIIEDEQPIADLLSYGLTLEGFRTRTSASGATGMMEMEQFNPDLLLLDWMLPDQSGLDICKRVTENYNIPILMITAKSDITDKVLGLEFGADDYITKPFDLREVIARIRTILRRVDQANIRERDTGENDVIRFKNIEIVVEERLVKKEGILVDLTPKEFDLLMTLFGHRGRIFTRSELLDLVWGYDFGGDTRTVDTHIQRLRKKLDAGDLIITVFGIGYKFGKQVE; this is encoded by the coding sequence ATGAATAAAACAAAAGTTCTCATTATTGAAGATGAACAACCAATTGCTGATTTACTTTCATATGGGCTTACGCTGGAAGGCTTTCGTACACGTACTTCCGCAAGTGGAGCTACAGGAATGATGGAAATGGAACAATTCAACCCCGATCTTCTCTTGCTCGACTGGATGCTACCGGATCAAAGTGGACTAGATATTTGTAAAAGAGTTACAGAAAACTACAATATTCCTATTTTAATGATAACTGCGAAGTCTGATATTACCGATAAAGTGCTCGGACTTGAATTCGGAGCAGATGATTATATCACGAAGCCTTTTGACCTGCGTGAAGTTATCGCTCGAATCCGCACGATTCTACGTCGGGTTGATCAAGCCAATATTAGGGAACGGGATACGGGTGAGAACGATGTGATCCGGTTTAAAAATATCGAGATTGTGGTGGAGGAAAGACTGGTTAAAAAAGAGGGCATACTAGTCGACCTGACTCCCAAGGAATTCGACTTGCTCATGACATTATTTGGCCACCGGGGAAGAATTTTTACTCGGTCAGAATTGCTAGACCTAGTATGGGGATACGATTTTGGCGGCGATACCCGGACGGTTGATACCCATATTCAAAGGCTCCGCAAAAAACTAGATGCAGGCGATCTGATCATAACCGTGTTCGGAATCGGGTATAAATTCGGGAAGCAGGTCGAATAG
- a CDS encoding CgeB family protein translates to MKILALLSFEIFRFSIGKSLEKLGHEVIYLDNFDEHLLELTINTFKPEIAFSMGWEVWHVSFFKTGKFPLIKELLKKYNIFHIYFAEEDWLHHDRWSKSYVEAIQPNYVLTRSTICVEKYQNLGIPSMFFDVGCNPDIHRPVPIDPKYQCDVAVVANGHFGFGEIRHKSICDLVFSLINQPFKTKIFGKGWENVQHHFSDINLPSEMLHGSIAYTETPKIYNSAKISISLQTCNDQLSNRTFDIMSSGGFLLTSDTPAVRIKLIPGVNCVISNSAKETVEKITYYLVHEKQRNQIAKAGRDYAIRHFDYKNTLHDVWPNILAEYMNTLFL, encoded by the coding sequence ATGAAAATTTTAGCCTTACTGTCTTTTGAAATTTTTCGTTTTTCCATTGGAAAATCTCTTGAGAAGCTAGGTCATGAAGTCATTTATTTAGATAACTTCGATGAACATCTTTTGGAACTAACAATCAATACATTTAAACCAGAGATCGCATTTAGTATGGGGTGGGAAGTGTGGCATGTATCTTTCTTTAAAACAGGAAAATTCCCGTTAATTAAGGAGCTTCTAAAAAAATACAATATCTTTCATATATATTTTGCTGAAGAAGATTGGCTACATCATGACAGATGGTCCAAGTCATATGTTGAAGCAATTCAACCTAATTATGTATTAACAAGAAGTACAATCTGTGTAGAAAAATATCAAAATCTGGGGATACCTTCTATGTTCTTTGATGTAGGTTGCAATCCCGATATTCACAGACCCGTACCAATTGATCCAAAATATCAATGTGATGTTGCTGTAGTTGCTAATGGGCACTTTGGTTTTGGGGAAATCCGTCACAAAAGTATTTGTGACCTTGTCTTTTCTCTAATTAATCAACCATTCAAAACTAAAATTTTCGGGAAAGGTTGGGAAAATGTACAACATCACTTTAGTGATATAAATCTCCCATCTGAAATGCTGCATGGATCTATCGCTTATACCGAAACACCCAAAATATATAATTCAGCAAAAATATCCATTAGTTTACAAACCTGTAACGATCAATTAAGCAATCGCACTTTTGATATCATGTCTTCAGGGGGATTCTTACTTACTTCTGATACACCAGCAGTCCGTATTAAGCTTATTCCTGGCGTTAATTGTGTAATCTCTAATTCCGCTAAAGAAACAGTTGAAAAAATTACGTACTATTTAGTCCATGAAAAGCAACGAAATCAAATAGCAAAAGCTGGGCGAGATTACGCTATTAGACACTTCGACTATAAAAACACCTTACATGACGTTTGGCCAAACATTTTAGCCGAATATATGAACACTTTATTTCTCTAG
- a CDS encoding ABC transporter ATP-binding protein, translating to MILQIKDGNYFYKKSNHGNEQKYLYHNDINFELQPGEIMSILGPNGAGKTTMLKCIMGLLRWKKGETLLGGKPLSSYSQKEVWKTIGYVPQASKMTFGYSILDLVIMGRALLLHTYAQPSEVDRKAALDALDMVGIQHLAEQPCTAVSGGELQLALIARTLVSEPNILVLDEPESHLDIHKQKIILQTIKKLVKERGLACVINTHYANHAFYFGDKVLMVAKDQPIITGPVSELMTEENLLHYFQIEVTKLLHKVDGHVYETIIPKYFGVDYDSN from the coding sequence TTGATTTTACAAATAAAAGATGGCAACTATTTTTATAAAAAATCGAATCACGGCAATGAACAAAAGTATTTATACCATAACGATATCAACTTTGAACTACAGCCTGGGGAAATTATGTCCATTCTCGGCCCAAACGGTGCGGGAAAAACGACAATGCTCAAGTGTATTATGGGGTTGTTGAGATGGAAAAAGGGAGAAACTTTATTAGGTGGGAAACCTCTTTCTAGCTATAGTCAAAAGGAAGTATGGAAAACGATTGGTTATGTACCGCAAGCATCTAAAATGACATTTGGCTATTCTATTTTAGATTTAGTAATCATGGGGCGTGCATTGTTACTGCATACTTACGCCCAACCATCTGAAGTCGATAGAAAAGCTGCACTAGATGCACTCGATATGGTAGGTATTCAACACCTAGCAGAACAGCCATGCACAGCTGTAAGTGGTGGGGAACTACAACTTGCATTGATTGCTCGTACATTGGTATCAGAACCCAACATTTTAGTATTGGATGAGCCAGAATCGCATCTAGATATTCATAAGCAGAAAATTATATTACAAACGATTAAAAAGCTTGTGAAAGAACGTGGGCTAGCATGTGTTATCAATACACATTACGCAAATCATGCATTTTATTTTGGAGATAAAGTGCTCATGGTTGCTAAAGACCAACCCATTATTACAGGTCCAGTATCTGAGTTGATGACAGAAGAAAACCTATTACATTACTTCCAAATCGAAGTAACTAAGTTACTTCATAAGGTTGATGGACATGTATACGAAACCATAATACCAAAATATTTCGGTGTAGATTACGATAGTAATTGA
- a CDS encoding erythromycin esterase family protein, with the protein MKKNLLIVISLFIMMCVFTGFYSKSANTLKQSLKSTLVPVSEIELPSKTTISESPNTLEQSLKSILVPVSQMELPSKTIIGFGEATHGNKQFTTLKSDIFKHLVEKQGYRVFAIEGDFGGGQKVNEYILGGNGTAQDAAKAIGFTIYNTQEMAALLSWMRSYNEHREAKDKIHFYGFDMQRYDHNKNGLFSYLKKVDPTLASKYELALTNLNDKTVYDQKQANVKEGLAHSKGLMERMKENKSVYTAKSSEKEYELALAFAEAIKQNATLHGTNANYNNTRDQYMAEKVKWILSFEKKYYGRENIFITGHNGHIEKTSTSLGMTTCMGEYLAKTLGDQYYAIGSEFYESSFIATDASTNERKEFYVKNNGNDRLAVLFALTNMKDGFLDFAKVRHDKNFIEYLHKAQSISAIGAVFSGLYGKIEKMYTLKMIPAKAFDAIIFVRTATPSVMITD; encoded by the coding sequence ATGAAAAAAAATCTCCTGATTGTAATAAGCTTGTTCATCATGATGTGTGTTTTCACGGGTTTCTATTCTAAATCAGCCAACACGTTGAAACAGTCATTGAAATCTACCCTTGTTCCTGTTTCAGAAATAGAGCTTCCTTCGAAAACCACTATCTCTGAATCACCCAACACGCTAGAACAATCATTGAAATCTATCCTTGTTCCTGTTTCGCAAATGGAACTTCCTTCGAAAACCATCATCGGGTTTGGAGAAGCTACGCATGGTAACAAGCAATTTACTACGCTAAAGTCAGATATTTTTAAGCATCTTGTGGAAAAACAAGGATATCGCGTATTTGCCATAGAAGGCGATTTCGGCGGAGGACAAAAAGTCAATGAATACATTTTAGGAGGCAACGGAACTGCGCAAGATGCTGCAAAGGCAATCGGATTTACGATTTACAATACACAAGAAATGGCGGCCCTTCTATCTTGGATGCGGTCCTATAATGAGCATCGGGAGGCAAAAGATAAGATTCATTTTTATGGTTTTGATATGCAGCGCTATGACCATAACAAAAACGGGCTATTCTCCTATTTAAAAAAGGTTGATCCGACACTTGCCTCCAAGTATGAGCTTGCACTTACGAATCTAAATGATAAAACGGTGTATGATCAAAAGCAGGCCAACGTTAAAGAGGGGCTTGCCCATAGTAAAGGCTTGATGGAGCGGATGAAAGAAAACAAATCCGTTTATACCGCAAAAAGCTCTGAAAAAGAATATGAGTTGGCTCTGGCCTTTGCCGAGGCTATCAAGCAAAACGCTACACTGCACGGAACAAATGCGAACTATAACAATACCCGTGATCAATATATGGCGGAAAAAGTGAAATGGATTTTATCATTTGAAAAGAAATATTACGGTCGTGAAAACATATTCATAACAGGACATAATGGACACATCGAAAAAACCTCCACATCCTTGGGAATGACAACCTGCATGGGAGAGTATCTCGCAAAAACCTTAGGTGATCAATATTACGCAATAGGAAGTGAATTCTACGAAAGCTCCTTCATTGCTACTGACGCTTCTACCAATGAACGAAAAGAGTTTTATGTCAAAAATAATGGGAACGATCGGCTAGCTGTTCTGTTTGCACTTACAAACATGAAGGATGGATTCCTTGACTTTGCAAAGGTAAGACATGATAAAAATTTCATTGAATATCTGCATAAAGCTCAGTCCATCAGTGCAATAGGTGCAGTCTTTAGTGGATTGTATGGAAAAATTGAAAAGATGTATACTTTAAAGATGATTCCAGCGAAAGCTTTTGATGCTATTATTTTCGTGCGCACAGCTACTCCTTCGGTCATGATAACAGATTAA
- a CDS encoding sensor histidine kinase → MIGTIRAKFIIGFLLIFLFSFLILNQTVKEIIWTSNQKIVTSELVGLKNNSNVYVRQAFLINHFSNNKLYFSQMAQDLVSDLNHATGSNVGVYTLEGVLLYSSDKLVFSGQQEEDLKQAIGGKTAYHITYDQNNGEVFFSYPVVIDGSKVGILRFAKDFSLLYEQSGRILDIIFYSSLALFAVAFLFSYILSRHLSIPLVKLTHASTEVKNGNLDVRIHFHRKDEIGRLAVNFNDMIERISTQISTIERDRDLLKEVNQQEKRFFDNITHELKTPLTSILGYAEIIREKGETDRAFFEKGINHIIEESRRLHRMVLKLLEISRRTSKNYEFDRVDTGIILHDVCDSMSFRAKRYKRKIVWRTEENLFVYGQADKLRQLFINLLDNAIKYSSTYAEISVKGELSAGNVRVECKNPGNPIAPEQLTKLFQPFYSANVKGAEEGSVGLGLSIAKSIVDDHGGKISIVSENDYTSVFVEIPCMKAEILS, encoded by the coding sequence ATGATCGGGACGATTCGAGCCAAATTTATCATCGGTTTTCTTCTGATCTTTCTTTTCTCTTTCCTTATCCTCAATCAGACGGTAAAAGAGATCATTTGGACGAGCAATCAAAAGATTGTAACTTCGGAATTGGTTGGTCTCAAAAACAACAGCAATGTGTATGTGCGTCAAGCATTTCTTATCAATCATTTTTCAAATAACAAACTCTATTTCAGCCAAATGGCTCAGGATTTGGTAAGTGATTTAAATCATGCCACCGGAAGCAACGTCGGCGTCTATACGTTGGAAGGCGTTTTGTTGTATTCCTCGGACAAATTGGTATTCTCAGGACAGCAAGAGGAGGACCTTAAACAGGCGATTGGAGGCAAAACAGCCTATCATATCACGTACGACCAGAACAACGGGGAGGTCTTTTTCTCTTATCCAGTTGTCATTGATGGAAGCAAGGTAGGAATTCTGCGATTTGCTAAAGACTTTAGCCTGCTTTATGAACAAAGTGGACGGATATTGGACATCATCTTTTACAGCTCGCTTGCGCTCTTCGCAGTGGCGTTTCTGTTCTCCTATATCCTCTCCAGGCACCTCTCGATCCCACTCGTCAAACTAACCCACGCTTCCACAGAGGTGAAGAACGGCAATCTCGATGTGCGTATTCATTTTCATCGCAAGGATGAGATTGGTCGATTGGCTGTCAATTTTAACGATATGATCGAGCGGATCAGCACCCAAATTTCAACCATCGAAAGAGACCGTGACTTACTTAAAGAAGTCAACCAACAGGAAAAACGATTTTTTGACAATATCACGCACGAGCTCAAAACACCGTTGACTTCCATTCTGGGGTACGCCGAAATTATTCGGGAAAAAGGGGAAACTGACCGGGCGTTTTTCGAAAAAGGGATCAATCACATCATTGAAGAGAGCCGACGTCTGCACAGAATGGTGTTGAAACTGCTTGAGATCTCCCGCAGAACCTCAAAGAATTATGAATTCGATAGGGTGGACACAGGAATAATTCTGCATGACGTTTGTGATTCGATGTCGTTTCGGGCGAAGCGCTATAAGAGGAAGATCGTCTGGAGGACTGAAGAAAATCTGTTTGTGTACGGTCAAGCTGACAAATTGCGCCAGCTTTTCATTAATCTTCTGGATAATGCCATCAAATACAGCTCAACTTATGCGGAAATATCAGTTAAGGGCGAGCTTTCAGCTGGGAATGTACGTGTTGAATGTAAAAATCCCGGTAATCCGATCGCACCTGAGCAACTAACAAAACTGTTTCAACCCTTTTATTCTGCAAATGTGAAAGGCGCGGAAGAAGGGAGTGTCGGTTTAGGATTGAGTATTGCCAAATCCATTGTCGACGATCACGGAGGGAAGATCAGTATCGTCAGCGAGAATGATTATACTAGCGTGTTTGTGGAAATACCTTGCATGAAGGCGGAGATATTATCATGA